In Cedecea neteri, a single genomic region encodes these proteins:
- a CDS encoding GmrSD restriction endonuclease domain-containing protein: MSNQNEEIKEIETEVEVDDIPFVEFDISVTPTDSSLALLSDQLENGDIIIPFYQRNYVWKIEQASKLIESFIIGLPVPQIFLYVNDNEVLEVIDGQQRLKSIKYFMEGYFGEAKGGKRNVFRLKGLSEASSLNGKTFLELDSKDQRKLRNSTLRAIHIKQLSPSKRTDCVFHIFERLNTGGTQLRPQEIRNAVYRGEIVSKLQELNQNNHWKNILRVRESDKHLRDMEFILRIFSLFETWEDYEKPMVRYLNVNMSENREFNSPRANRFFERFPYVVKQIDENIPDAFRPRGKVNMAVMDSIIVTLLESDNFDYSYLNEKYQSLLANSDYLESASMSTADSIVLKKRFLLAREHFANV, from the coding sequence ATGAGCAATCAAAACGAAGAAATTAAAGAGATTGAAACGGAAGTTGAAGTTGACGATATTCCTTTTGTTGAATTTGACATATCTGTCACACCAACAGATTCTAGTCTTGCGTTATTGTCAGACCAACTTGAAAATGGAGATATAATAATTCCATTCTATCAAAGAAATTATGTCTGGAAAATAGAGCAAGCATCTAAACTAATTGAATCATTTATTATTGGCTTGCCTGTGCCTCAAATATTTCTATATGTTAATGACAACGAGGTTTTAGAAGTAATTGATGGGCAGCAGAGACTTAAATCCATAAAATATTTTATGGAAGGTTATTTTGGTGAAGCCAAAGGAGGAAAAAGGAATGTATTCAGACTTAAAGGGTTATCTGAAGCATCTTCACTTAATGGAAAAACATTTCTAGAGTTGGACTCCAAAGACCAGAGAAAACTAAGAAACTCAACTCTCAGAGCCATTCACATTAAACAGTTATCTCCATCAAAAAGGACAGACTGTGTATTTCACATTTTTGAGAGATTGAATACTGGCGGAACACAATTACGCCCTCAAGAAATCAGAAATGCTGTATACAGAGGAGAAATTGTTTCAAAACTCCAAGAGTTAAATCAGAATAACCACTGGAAAAACATACTCCGCGTAAGGGAAAGTGATAAGCACCTTAGAGATATGGAATTCATTTTGAGAATTTTCTCTCTATTTGAAACATGGGAGGATTATGAAAAACCGATGGTTAGATATCTCAATGTAAATATGAGTGAAAATAGAGAATTTAATTCACCTAGAGCCAACAGATTCTTTGAACGTTTTCCATATGTTGTAAAACAGATAGATGAGAACATCCCTGATGCATTCAGACCTAGAGGGAAAGTTAATATGGCTGTAATGGATTCAATCATAGTTACTTTGCTTGAAAGTGATAATTTTGATTACTCTTATCTTAACGAAAAATATCAATCCTTACTCGCAAATAGTGATTACCTTGAGTCCGCCTCTATGTCAACTGCAGATTCAATTGTTCTTAAGAAAAGATTTCTCCTGGCAAGGGAGCACTTTGCTAATGTATAA